A portion of the Drosophila innubila isolate TH190305 chromosome 3L unlocalized genomic scaffold, UK_Dinn_1.0 0_D_3L, whole genome shotgun sequence genome contains these proteins:
- the LOC117787666 gene encoding DC-STAMP domain-containing protein 2-like isoform X2, translating to MQRTQDLGANWLIVVLLMLLCITLLFSQPVRCIFVLALPSLGSSRGRALLITLAFFVAALGPTANIMTNLKVLLRSLGCGQELLRQAIGQMMDVVLEPIKAVQLAIELLLDEVRRVLRLVMDLLIHIQGFILYFIDTIQNCTVWLKSVLDLCNSQLGTPWERCQKSAQRAMVKCRDNLGFIKYICNATKLFLALCSPARLVDVFCIGFWEHSWDFLDTLLDRYYDFVADLEQMFDASISFDHDFYFHTNASKNLSDVGEQIIQDVTQSLRPFTIVQSWLDLLCWLMLLSVFINATFFYFHYMLSHHYQNVYLTSTFYVIDRQLQFQGKSTVLPLKRLERGKYLNLTSLRLTTSECLLMAEHAFFLFISCLQLFIICCVDYSLFWLLASISYYGHKQDDLEVPAYIDLEIKGGGFVGDIMRGIAQAFRPLTQKRTLDTKACLPLPVEPLYRHYLEILVLCLFAWLILLTEPYMLRLRHLIMQRFYPERAYVRALHLHDKIFQERASFFKFARRKARAVFKYQEKGNPNWLRRKLCCCCCLFGDLREDVCIICAKLLSSSTRINCDSPGCKGVYCKICFSESNNKCCLCKRPIDSGDYSDFSEVQDSSDDPDAESFGQKQARLYCGNRSGSSRQQAETLF from the exons ATGCAAAGAACACAGGATCTTGGCGCCAATTGGCTGATTGTagtgttgctgatgttgctgtgcATAACGCTGCTTTTCAGTCAACCCGTACG TTGTATTTTTGTGCTGGCCTTGCCTTCCTTGGGCAGCTCACGGGGACGCGCTCTTCTCATAACATTGGCCTTCTTTGTGGCTGCTCTTGGACCCACAGCGAATATTATGACCAATTTGAAGGTATTGCTGCGCAGTCTCGGTTGTGGCCAGGAACTGTTGCGTCAGGCAATTGGACAGATGATGGATGTGGTTCTGGAGCCAATTAAAGCCGTTCAGCTGGCCATTGAACTGCTCTTGGATGAAGTGCGTCGTGTGCTGCGTTTGGTTATGGATCTCCTGATACACATTCAGGGATTTATCCTCTACTTCA TTGATACAATCCAGAATTGCACTGTCTGGTTAAAGTCTGTGCTCGATCTCTGCAATTCCCAACTGGGCACACCCTGGGAACGTTGCCAGAAGTCAGCTCAACGGGCCATGGTCAAGTGTCGTGACAATTTGGGATTCATCAAATACATCTGCAATGCCACAAAATTGTTCCTTGCACTTTGTTCTCCTGCTAGGTTGGTGGATGTGTTTTGCATTGGTTTCTGGGAACACAGCTGGGATTTTCTGGACACACTTCTAGATC GCTATTATGATTTTGTCGCTGATCTGGAGCAAATGTTTGATGCCAGCATCAGTTTCGATcatgacttttattttcatacaaatgcTTCGAAGAATCTCTCGGATGTGGGAGAACAGATTATTCAGGATGTTACCCAAAGTCTCCGTCCATTTACTATAGTTCAAAGCTGGTTGGATCTTCTCTGTTGGCTAATGCTTCTCTCTGTTTTTATCAA TGCTACCTTTTTCTACTTCCATTATATGCTGAGTCATCACTATCAGAATGTCTACTTGACGAGCACTTTCTATGTCATCGATAGACAACTCCAATTTCAGGGGAAATCCACAGTGTTGCCCCTGAAGCGCTTGGAACGTGGCAAGTACTTAAAT CTGACTAGTCTGCGTCTCACCACCTCCGAGTGTCTTCTGATGGCGGAACATGCTTTCTTTTTGTTCATCAGCTGCCTGCAATTGTTTATCATTTGCTGTGTGGATTATAGCCTCTTTTGGCTGCTGGCCAGCATCTCCTATTATGGCCATAAGCAGGACGATCTGGAGGTGCCTGCCTATATAGATCTGGAGATCAAGGGTGGCGGATTTGTCGGTGACATCATGCGAGGCATTGCCCAAGCTTTTCGTCCTTTAACACAGAAAAGGACCTTGGACACAAAGGCATGTCTGCCGCTGCCTGTGGAGCCTTTGTATAGACATTACCTGGAGATTCTGGTACTGTGTCTTTTCGCCTGGTTGATACTCCTCACAGAGCCTTATATGTTGCGTCTGCGTCATTTGATCATGCAGAGATTCTATCCGGAACGTGCTTATGTAAGGGCTCTACATCTGCATGATAAAATTTTTCAGGAGAGAG ctaGTTTCTTCAAGTTTGCACGTCGCAAGGCGAGAGCTGTCTTCAAGTATCAGGAGAAAGGGAATCCCAACTGGCTGAGAAGAAAGCTATGCTG ctgttgctgcctcttTGGTGACCTTCGGGAAGATGTGTGCATCATATGCGCCAAGTTGTTGAGCTC CTCAACCCGCATTAACTGTGATTCTCCCGGCTGCAAGGGCGTTTACTGCAAGATCTGCTTCAGTGAgtccaacaacaaatgttgccTCTGCAAGCGTCCCATTGATAGTGGTGATTACAGTGACTTCTCGGAAGTTCA AGACTCTTCTGACGATCCTGATGCAGAATCCTTTGGACAAAAGCAAGCTAGACTTTATTGTGGCAATAGATCAGGAAGCTCAAGGCAACAAGCAGAGACACTATTTTGA
- the LOC117789194 gene encoding WD repeat-containing protein 78 encodes MDQKKDEIEQRKSAKKSVIVTEEIPDLKDKRNKEKKPELHSYAQEIMADLEYRQQFKVTENIDGEEIDLTPNYIPDFPYADQFLTFNVHLKHEMTNMHLMHSRSSATRSRTRQSMRGGVGGNKQSIDELISGIMYETIIFNPNKYEEKPEEHLPQSFKKSYVKITLRKSEFFKIFNQISTTVAKGTPQGDQVEADNRQYDYLTVGKGKVRRRSDNDAQTTIVLTNSRAVNTIYVDYATVGSYVSNFEMYDTLEGVEQKKSRYSTMHSLSKGTAEEETQMDAAATAYFEEEEAREREKAKNMAHQLFRSETFKTALLYVGRTLSSNLYKAGMQRFRNFRQVDRCSTDAQYKYSLKVLFRLIPVPSNDERKAISDISFCTSNSDILAISYGLFSFSSQHVPMSGDVYVWSIKNPGEPERAYYYNIPVTAICFSPYLPSLIAIGLYDGSVEVRDVSFVNTPTIAVSQRSTSPSCAPVVAIRWLKQVTDSDANEVDPFLSLSQDGSVTRFGLTKTPYLLGFTQMTLERIEGHPEGIRVPLSPTTVIESNRHPQGLYITTHPVHKDIYYILTDEGCIHKCSINYQHQYLEVLKCHDGGVNVMEFSPWSPKLFLTCGNDWYVRIWIDGITRPLIELLDDFQPVHWANWSPTHSTVIVSMNRESVSIWDIRRNILKPMGKHEMDSSYNTVAQFSNSGTTLVVGNERGNALFQALNDMPFPPHFQYDELEKAIYKSMGNDQELFIELKSIGFFGYPNKVCMKP; translated from the exons atggacCAGAAAAAGGATGAAATCGAACAGCGTAAATCGGCGAAGAAATCGGTGATAGTCACCGAAGAGATACCCGATTTGAAAGATAAGAGAAATAAGGAAAAGAAACCTGAACTTCATTCTTATGCCCAGGAGATAATGGCTGATCTTGAATATCGTCAGCAGTTCAAG GTGACGGAGAATATTGATGGGGAAGAAATCGACCTGACACCCAATTATATACCAGATTTTCCATATGCCGACCAGTTTCTAACTTTCAATGTGCACCTAAAACATGAGATGaccaatatgcatttaatgcaCTCCAGAAGTAGTGCTACCCGATCTCGTACACGTCAGAGCATGCGAGGCGGAGTGGGGGGCAATAAGCAGTCCATTGATGAGCTCATCAGTGGA ATCATGTATGAAACAATCATATTTAATCCGAATAAGTATGAGGAAAAGCCGGAGGAGCACTTGCCACAGTCTTTCAAGAAGTCCTATGTCAAGATCACACTGCGCAAATCGGAGTTTTTCAAGATCTTCAACCAGATCAGCACCACAGTGGCCAAGGGCACACCACAGGGGGATCAAGTCGAGGCAGATAATCGACAGTATGATTATCTAACGGTGGGCAAGGGTAAAGTTCGTCGTCGATCCGATAATGATGCCCAGACAACGATCGTGTTGACCAACAGTCGCGCCGTGAATACCATATATGTGGACTATGCCACAGTGGGATCATATGTATCCAACTTTGAGATGTACGATACCCTAGAGGGTGTAGAGCAGAAGAAGAGTCGGTACAGCACCATGCACAGTCTGTCGAAAGGTACTGCTGAAGAGGAAACTCAAATGGATGCGGCAGCTACCGCTTACtttgaggaggaggaggccaGGGAACGGGAGAAAGCCAAGAACATGGCACATCAGCTGTTTCGGAGTGAAACCTTCAAGACGGCTCTACTGTATGTGGGCCGTACACTCTCCAGCAACCTCTACAAGGCAGGGATGCAACGCTTCCGTAACTTCCGACAGGTCGATCGCTGTTCCACGGACGCTCAGTACAAGTACTCGTTGAAGGTGCTTTTCCGACTGATTCCAGTGCCCAGTAATGATGAGAGAAAAGCGATCAGCGACATTAGTTTCTGCACTAGTAACAGCGATATTTTGGCCATTTCCTATGGactcttctccttctcctcacAGCATGTGCCCATGAGTGGAGACGTCTATGTGTGGAGCATTAAGAATCCTGGAGAACCGGAGCGTGCGTATTATTACAATATTCCAGTGACAGCAATTTGCTTCTCTCCCTATCTGCCCTCCCTTATCGCCATCGGGCTGTACGATGGCAGTGTTGAGGTGCGAGATGTGTCGTTTGTCAACACTCCCACCATTGCGGTCTCTCAGCGTAGCACCTCGCCGAGCTGTGCACCTGTTGTCGCCATTCGTTGGCTCAAACAGGTCACCGATAGTGATGCCAATGAGGTTGATCCTTTCCTTAGCCTGTCCCAGGATGGATCCGTTACACGTTTCGGCTTAACAAAGACTCCCTATTTGTTGGGATTCACTCAGATGACCTTGGAGCGCATAGAGGGGCATCCCGAGGGTATCAGAGTGCCGCTATCTCCCACCACAGTTATAGAGTCCAACAGGCATCCCCAGGGACTCTACATTACCACGCATCCAGTACACAAAGACATTTACTATATTCTCACCGATGAGGGTTGTATTCACAAGTGCTCTATTAACTATCAACATCAGTATTTGGAGGTACTCAAGTGCCATGATGGCGGTGTTAATGTCATGGAGTTTTCGCCCTGGTCCCCAAAACTATTCCTCACCTGTGGCAACGATTG GTACGTTCGCATTTGGATCGATGGCATTACACGTCCCCTCATCGAACTCCTGGATGATTTTCAACCCGTCCATTGGGCCAATTGGAGTCCTACTCACTCCACAGTTATAGTATCTATGAATCGGGAATCGGTTAGCATCTGGGATATACGACGCAACATTCTAAAGCCAATGGGAAAACACGAAATGGATTCTTCCTACAATACTGTTGCCCA ATTCTCTAATAGTGGCACCACTTTGGTGGTGGGCAATGAACGTGGCAATGCCTTGTTCCAGGCCCTTAATGATATGCCCTTTCCACCACATTTCCAATATGATGAACTGGAGAAGGCCATATACAAGTCCATGGGAAATGATCAGGAACTGTTCATCGAGCTCAAGAGCATCGGTTTCTTTGGCTATCCCAATAAGGTGTGCATGAAACCATAa
- the LOC117789195 gene encoding DC-STAMP domain-containing protein 2-like, translating to MGTPYDRCMGAGSISVQECQAKFEGNKSTCNIEQRFDWFCSNLKNLASFFDPNMQQQQEIAEQMFTRPLESFDKIRSIFEVSITFDHKQKSAEDGDKSINDIDLQIGHQLDLEMKNIMMTYIWLGVVIFVVMIMIFLAALYFRINYLDCENFRNIYLTKEFYDYNDQEYTKLGYSALPMRPTERYKYVKLFSCRYLPVEVAIVQSSLVFLVITSLQIFIICFVDLSLFWMLAIMSYHSHQTAELQPPQYTKIHVEGGGMIGYILRGLVKAFEPLSKNLFVDIQHCLPLPGPPKYLRYWEIMMICLFAWILLITEPYFLRARHLIMSQFYPGNARKRAEYLHGRLLLEREIFILESRRKARAINVYDSENVGLQSFQWFHACLYWISCGCFGARKYKTCIICHANINITEAVKCETPKCRGVFCQTCFIESNCHCILCNPPTVYGDYTSYSEIDDSSDDPESIPYRPHNISCSAPKPEPRNTAPDEWEGEVF from the exons ATGGGCACACCCTATGATCGTTGCATGGGCGCGGGGAGTATAAGTGTGCAGGAGTGTCAGGCCAAGTTTGAAGGGAACAAATCTACCTGTAATATTGAACAGCGTTTCGATTGGTTCTGCTCAAATCTCAAGAATTTGGCGAGCTTCTTTGATCCTaatatgcaacagcaacaggagaTTGCCGAGCAGATGTTTACAC GTCCCTTGGAAAGCTTTGATAAGATCAGATCTATTTTTGAGGTTAGCATTACCTTCGATCATAAACAGAAATCAGCTGAAGATGGCGATAAATCGATAAATGATATCGATCTACAGATTGGCCACCAGCTTGATttggaaatgaaaaatattatgatgACATACATTTGGCTGGGAGTTGTGATCTTTGTGGTGATGATCATGATCTTTCTTGCAGCTTTATACTTCCGCATAAATTATTTGGACTGCGAGAACTTTAGGAATATCTATTTGACCAAGGAATTCTATGATTACAATGACCAGGAATATACCAAGTTGGGTTACAGTGCTCTTCCCATGCGACCCACTGAAAGGTACAAATATGTTAAG CTTTTTTCCTGTCGTTATTTACCAGTTGAGGTGGCAATCGTACAAAGCTCTTTGGTTTTTCTGGTCATCACGAGcttgcaaatttttatcatctgcTTTGTGGACTTGAGTCTATTCTGGATGTTGGCCATTATGTCGTATCATTCACATCAGACAGCGGAGCTACAAC cTCCCCAGTATACAAAGATCCATGTTGAAGGCGGTGGAATGATTGGTTATATTTTACGAGGTTTGGTAAAAGCCTTTGAACCTCTTTCTAAGAATTTATTTGTGGACATTCAACATTGTCTGCCTCTACCGGGACCACCGAAGTATCTGCGGTATTGGGAGATTATGATGATCTGTTTATTTGCCTGGATTTTATTGATCACCGAACCGTATTTTCTTCGTGCACGTCATCTGATCATGTCCCAATTCTATCCCGGTAATGCTAGGAAGCGTGCAGAATATTTGCATGGACGTCTCCTGCTTGAAAGAG AGATTTTTATATTGGAGTCGAGGCGTAAAGCCAGGGCCATAAATGTCTATGACTCTGAAAATGTGGGTCTCCAGAGCTTTCAGTGGTTTCATGCGTGTCTTTACTG GATATCCTGCGGTTGTTTTGGAGCCAGAAAGTATAAAACTTGCAttatttgccatgcaaatataaatat TACTGAAGCAGTTAAATGTGAGACACCGAAGTGCAGAGGGGTCTTTTGTCAGACGTGCTTTATAGAGTCCAACTGTCATTGCATTTTGTGCAATCCTCCAACTGTTTATGGAGACTACACCTCTTATTCCGAAATTGA cgaTTCTTCTGATGATCCAGAGAGTATTCCATATCGTCCACATAATATATCTTGTTCTGCACCCAAACCCGAACCGCGCAATACTGCTCCAGATGAATGGGAAGGTGAAGTATTTTAA
- the LOC117787666 gene encoding DC-STAMP domain-containing protein 2-like isoform X1 produces MQRTQDLGANWLIVVLLMLLCITLLFSQPVRCIFVLALPSLGSSRGRALLITLAFFVAALGPTANIMTNLKVLLRSLGCGQELLRQAIGQMMDVVLEPIKAVQLAIELLLDEVRRVLRLVMDLLIHIQGFILYFIDTIQNCTVWLKSVLDLCNSQLGTPWERCQKSAQRAMVKCRDNLGFIKYICNATKLFLALCSPARLVDVFCIGFWEHSWDFLDTLLDRYYDFVADLEQMFDASISFDHDFYFHTNASKNLSDVGEQIIQDVTQSLRPFTIVQSWLDLLCWLMLLSVFINATFFYFHYMLSHHYQNVYLTSTFYVIDRQLQFQGKSTVLPLKRLERGKYLNLTSLRLTTSECLLMAEHAFFLFISCLQLFIICCVDYSLFWLLASISYYGHKQDDLEVPAYIDLEIKGGGFVGDIMRGIAQAFRPLTQKRTLDTKACLPLPVEPLYRHYLEILVLCLFAWLILLTEPYMLRLRHLIMQRFYPERAYVRALHLHDKIFQERASFFKFARRKARAVFKYQEKGNPNWLRRKLCCCCCLFGDLREDVCIICAKLLSSSTRINCDSPGCKGVYCKICFSESNNKCCLCKRPIDSETLLTILMQNPLDKSKLDFIVAIDQEAQGNKQRHYFDNGHNSIYLVSISNLKFKATLQPYLHFSKHYSNNYRKQ; encoded by the exons ATGCAAAGAACACAGGATCTTGGCGCCAATTGGCTGATTGTagtgttgctgatgttgctgtgcATAACGCTGCTTTTCAGTCAACCCGTACG TTGTATTTTTGTGCTGGCCTTGCCTTCCTTGGGCAGCTCACGGGGACGCGCTCTTCTCATAACATTGGCCTTCTTTGTGGCTGCTCTTGGACCCACAGCGAATATTATGACCAATTTGAAGGTATTGCTGCGCAGTCTCGGTTGTGGCCAGGAACTGTTGCGTCAGGCAATTGGACAGATGATGGATGTGGTTCTGGAGCCAATTAAAGCCGTTCAGCTGGCCATTGAACTGCTCTTGGATGAAGTGCGTCGTGTGCTGCGTTTGGTTATGGATCTCCTGATACACATTCAGGGATTTATCCTCTACTTCA TTGATACAATCCAGAATTGCACTGTCTGGTTAAAGTCTGTGCTCGATCTCTGCAATTCCCAACTGGGCACACCCTGGGAACGTTGCCAGAAGTCAGCTCAACGGGCCATGGTCAAGTGTCGTGACAATTTGGGATTCATCAAATACATCTGCAATGCCACAAAATTGTTCCTTGCACTTTGTTCTCCTGCTAGGTTGGTGGATGTGTTTTGCATTGGTTTCTGGGAACACAGCTGGGATTTTCTGGACACACTTCTAGATC GCTATTATGATTTTGTCGCTGATCTGGAGCAAATGTTTGATGCCAGCATCAGTTTCGATcatgacttttattttcatacaaatgcTTCGAAGAATCTCTCGGATGTGGGAGAACAGATTATTCAGGATGTTACCCAAAGTCTCCGTCCATTTACTATAGTTCAAAGCTGGTTGGATCTTCTCTGTTGGCTAATGCTTCTCTCTGTTTTTATCAA TGCTACCTTTTTCTACTTCCATTATATGCTGAGTCATCACTATCAGAATGTCTACTTGACGAGCACTTTCTATGTCATCGATAGACAACTCCAATTTCAGGGGAAATCCACAGTGTTGCCCCTGAAGCGCTTGGAACGTGGCAAGTACTTAAAT CTGACTAGTCTGCGTCTCACCACCTCCGAGTGTCTTCTGATGGCGGAACATGCTTTCTTTTTGTTCATCAGCTGCCTGCAATTGTTTATCATTTGCTGTGTGGATTATAGCCTCTTTTGGCTGCTGGCCAGCATCTCCTATTATGGCCATAAGCAGGACGATCTGGAGGTGCCTGCCTATATAGATCTGGAGATCAAGGGTGGCGGATTTGTCGGTGACATCATGCGAGGCATTGCCCAAGCTTTTCGTCCTTTAACACAGAAAAGGACCTTGGACACAAAGGCATGTCTGCCGCTGCCTGTGGAGCCTTTGTATAGACATTACCTGGAGATTCTGGTACTGTGTCTTTTCGCCTGGTTGATACTCCTCACAGAGCCTTATATGTTGCGTCTGCGTCATTTGATCATGCAGAGATTCTATCCGGAACGTGCTTATGTAAGGGCTCTACATCTGCATGATAAAATTTTTCAGGAGAGAG ctaGTTTCTTCAAGTTTGCACGTCGCAAGGCGAGAGCTGTCTTCAAGTATCAGGAGAAAGGGAATCCCAACTGGCTGAGAAGAAAGCTATGCTG ctgttgctgcctcttTGGTGACCTTCGGGAAGATGTGTGCATCATATGCGCCAAGTTGTTGAGCTC CTCAACCCGCATTAACTGTGATTCTCCCGGCTGCAAGGGCGTTTACTGCAAGATCTGCTTCAGTGAgtccaacaacaaatgttgccTCTGCAAGCGTCCCATTGATAGTG AGACTCTTCTGACGATCCTGATGCAGAATCCTTTGGACAAAAGCAAGCTAGACTTTATTGTGGCAATAGATCAGGAAGCTCAAGGCAACAAGCAGAGACACTATTTTGATAATGGACACAATAGTATTTATTTGGTATcgatatcaaatttaaagtttaaggCGACACTTCAACCGTACTTACATTTTAGCAAACATTACTCAAATAATTACAGGAAACAGTGA
- the LOC117787666 gene encoding DC-STAMP domain-containing protein 2-like isoform X3: MQRTQDLGANWLIVVLLMLLCITLLFSQPVRCIFVLALPSLGSSRGRALLITLAFFVAALGPTANIMTNLKVLLRSLGCGQELLRQAIGQMMDVVLEPIKAVQLAIELLLDEVRRVLRLVMDLLIHIQGFILYFIDTIQNCTVWLKSVLDLCNSQLGTPWERCQKSAQRAMVKCRDNLGFIKYICNATKLFLALCSPARLVDVFCIGFWEHSWDFLDTLLDRYYDFVADLEQMFDASISFDHDFYFHTNASKNLSDVGEQIIQDVTQSLRPFTIVQSWLDLLCWLMLLSVFINATFFYFHYMLSHHYQNVYLTSTFYVIDRQLQFQGKSTVLPLKRLERGKYLNLTSLRLTTSECLLMAEHAFFLFISCLQLFIICCVDYSLFWLLASISYYGHKQDDLEVPAYIDLEIKGGGFVGDIMRGIAQAFRPLTQKRTLDTKACLPLPVEPLYRHYLEILVLCLFAWLILLTEPYMLRLRHLIMQRFYPERAYVRALHLHDKIFQERVSSSLHVARRELSSSIRRKGIPTG, translated from the exons ATGCAAAGAACACAGGATCTTGGCGCCAATTGGCTGATTGTagtgttgctgatgttgctgtgcATAACGCTGCTTTTCAGTCAACCCGTACG TTGTATTTTTGTGCTGGCCTTGCCTTCCTTGGGCAGCTCACGGGGACGCGCTCTTCTCATAACATTGGCCTTCTTTGTGGCTGCTCTTGGACCCACAGCGAATATTATGACCAATTTGAAGGTATTGCTGCGCAGTCTCGGTTGTGGCCAGGAACTGTTGCGTCAGGCAATTGGACAGATGATGGATGTGGTTCTGGAGCCAATTAAAGCCGTTCAGCTGGCCATTGAACTGCTCTTGGATGAAGTGCGTCGTGTGCTGCGTTTGGTTATGGATCTCCTGATACACATTCAGGGATTTATCCTCTACTTCA TTGATACAATCCAGAATTGCACTGTCTGGTTAAAGTCTGTGCTCGATCTCTGCAATTCCCAACTGGGCACACCCTGGGAACGTTGCCAGAAGTCAGCTCAACGGGCCATGGTCAAGTGTCGTGACAATTTGGGATTCATCAAATACATCTGCAATGCCACAAAATTGTTCCTTGCACTTTGTTCTCCTGCTAGGTTGGTGGATGTGTTTTGCATTGGTTTCTGGGAACACAGCTGGGATTTTCTGGACACACTTCTAGATC GCTATTATGATTTTGTCGCTGATCTGGAGCAAATGTTTGATGCCAGCATCAGTTTCGATcatgacttttattttcatacaaatgcTTCGAAGAATCTCTCGGATGTGGGAGAACAGATTATTCAGGATGTTACCCAAAGTCTCCGTCCATTTACTATAGTTCAAAGCTGGTTGGATCTTCTCTGTTGGCTAATGCTTCTCTCTGTTTTTATCAA TGCTACCTTTTTCTACTTCCATTATATGCTGAGTCATCACTATCAGAATGTCTACTTGACGAGCACTTTCTATGTCATCGATAGACAACTCCAATTTCAGGGGAAATCCACAGTGTTGCCCCTGAAGCGCTTGGAACGTGGCAAGTACTTAAAT CTGACTAGTCTGCGTCTCACCACCTCCGAGTGTCTTCTGATGGCGGAACATGCTTTCTTTTTGTTCATCAGCTGCCTGCAATTGTTTATCATTTGCTGTGTGGATTATAGCCTCTTTTGGCTGCTGGCCAGCATCTCCTATTATGGCCATAAGCAGGACGATCTGGAGGTGCCTGCCTATATAGATCTGGAGATCAAGGGTGGCGGATTTGTCGGTGACATCATGCGAGGCATTGCCCAAGCTTTTCGTCCTTTAACACAGAAAAGGACCTTGGACACAAAGGCATGTCTGCCGCTGCCTGTGGAGCCTTTGTATAGACATTACCTGGAGATTCTGGTACTGTGTCTTTTCGCCTGGTTGATACTCCTCACAGAGCCTTATATGTTGCGTCTGCGTCATTTGATCATGCAGAGATTCTATCCGGAACGTGCTTATGTAAGGGCTCTACATCTGCATGATAAAATTTTTCAGGAGAGAG TTTCTTCAAGTTTGCACGTCGCAAGGCGAGAGCTGTCTTCAAGTATCAGGAGAAAGGGAATCCCAACTGGCTGA